The genome window gcagcaagagagctttgagaagctcaaaacTATACTGATTGAGGCCCCTGTTTTGATCTAGCTAGAGTCAGAAAAAGAGTTTACTgtctacagtgatgcatcacatgtggGTTTGGGATAtgtgttgatgcaagagggtaaggtggtagcctacgtgtctcgtcagcttaagactcATGAGGTGAATTATACGACACATGATCTAGAGCTGGCTGCAATGGTGTTCAcattgaaaatctggaggcattaccTTTATGGTGAAAAGTGTATCTACAtggatcacaagagcctcaagtatctcctcactcaaGAGGAGCTAAATCTTAGGTAGCAtagatggattgagctgcttaaggattacGACTGTATGATTGAATACCACCCTGGTAAGACTAATGTGGTGACTGACGCACTGAGCCGTACGACTGTGACTGATCTGAGGGCAACGTTTGCTCGTctcagtttatttgatgatggtagtctGTTGGCCGAACTCCAAGTTAAACTGACGTGGATagagcagattaagggtaaacagTTGGAGAACGAGTCTTTGGGTCTTTGTTTTCGACAAATTGAGAGTGGGAATACTGTGGATTTTGGACTGAATAGCGAAGGGGTACTCTATTTTTGTGAGAGAATCTGTTTACCGAAAGATACTGAATTGAGGCAGTCTATCCTGAGAGAGACGTATAGTAGCCTTTATGCTATGCATACTGGcagaaataagatgtaccgTGACCTTCGTGAGTTATACTGGTGGCCAGGTCTTAAGCGAGAGGTTATTGAATTTGTGGCTAAGTGTTTGACATGCCACCAGGTTAAGGCTAAACCTCAATTATCTTCGGGATTGTTGCAGCTAGTCAAAATTCCACTTTAGAAGTGAGAGCGTGTAACTATGGATTTCGTTAGTAGGTTACACCTCACAGCCACTAAGAAGGATTGGGTGTGGGTCGTCGTGTATCGATTGACCAAATTCGCCCACTTCATACTGGTTCGTACTGACTACTCTCTGCAGAAGCTGGCTAAATTGTATGTgtctgagatagtgagactgTATGGGGTACCGATTTCAATAAtatctgatagggatcctcacTTCACGTCTCGGTTCTAGAAGAAGCTACATgaagctttgggtacaagattggacttcagtactacGTTCCATCCTTAGACTGACAGTCAgtcagagagggtgattcagataatggaggatatgttgagaagttgtgtGATTGACTTCCGAGGCAGTTGGGAGGATTACCTGCCGCTAGCAGAATTTGCTTATAACAACAGCTATCAGTCTAGCATTCCGATGGGACCCTACAAGGCACTATATGGTTGTAGGTGTTGTAAACCTTCATGTTGAACTGAATTGGGCGAGCGGCGTGTTCTAGGCCCTGAACTAGTTTTTGATACCGCGGATAAAATTAGGTTGATTCGAGACCGACTGAAGGCAACATTAGACAGACAAAAGTCTTATGTGGATTTGAAGTGTCGAGAGACTGAGTATTCGATGGGGGACTTTGTATTTTTCAAGGTCTCACCGTGGAAGAAGGTACTGAGATTTGGTCACAATGGAAAGTTTAGCCCTAGATTTATTAGACCTTGCCGTGTGTTTAAGCGAGTGGGAACAGTTGTTTACCAGTTGGAGTTACCTCCAAAATTGGATCGGATTGACGACGTGTTCCAcgtctctatgttgaggcgCTACCACTCTGATCTCACGCATATTGTTCTAGtggaggagattgaggttagaccAGATCTGACTTTCGTGGAGGAACCGATTCAGATACTGGATCGTGATGTAAAAGTTCTGAGGAGGAAGTTTATTCCACTGGTTAAAGTTCTCTGGCATAATCATAGCACCgaggaggccacgtgggagcctgaggatgcgaGGCGTCAGCAGTATCCCCATCTGTTCTAatcaggtaaaatttcgaggcgaaatttttcttttaaggggtagagttgtaacgcctcAAAATCTCTTATATATTTGCCTGTATGTTTGTGTCAAAAATATCTATCAGCTTTAGTGggtatgtgttctgggagtttttgggaggtcccaagttcgagCCTTTgcttgagaaaatttttgtttttaattgaataaacccCTATCTCTAGCCAACagggttaaaaataaatattggaaaaatatgttagaatgggcctgctggtctggtggttaagttGTGTGTTGGAGTGCTAGGGGTCTTGAGTTTGAATCTCTGTACGTGCAAGGGGGATGTTTTTTTGTACATTTCCGTGAAGGAGTTTGAAATATGgtaaaattctaattatttgaGGAGTGTGGGGATGTGGAAAATTTTTAGGAGGATGTTGAGGGAATTTTGCTTGTTAAGGGATTTGGGGATTGAGGGGAGTGTTTTATGGAGATTTGGATGGAAGAGTTTGGATAGAACCAAAACTAGTAGTGGCAATTTCAGCTACCCTCTCTCATTCCGCAATTTTTTGATAGTTTTATCGTTTCTACTTTTGGTTTTTCTCTcagttttcatcttttattctttttctttttcttcccaaGCCAAATGATAACTGTTTCTTTTCCCAAATCTCGGTTGCTACTAATCTTTTgacattttgaatttattctcTTTGCTGCCAAAATTTCTATCGAAAGTTCTTTCCCCTCTCacctattttcttttcctatttgCTTCTTTGTGTTCATTCATTCCGTGAGTAACCGTATGTTTTCGTGGTACGGTAAGTTATGTTTCTGCTTCTTGATTAACTTTTATTTGGTTAAGTGGTTTAAGGGGATTTTTTGTTGGTTGACTAGGAGTTGACCAAAGGGCTAGAGGTCTCTGATTGACGTCTTAAGTGGGTGAAACCTCCCTCTTTACTTGATCGAAGGTAATGTTGTTGTGAGTTTAACGCTTGGTCAACTTGTGTGTATGCGATTTAGTAAATGTTTAAGTGAATATTTTGTGATTGTTCGGTCAAGAGTAGGTTTCAAGACTTAGGGCAATTTTCTCAGCAAATAGAAACCAGGTGTTTAAACAAAACTCCAGAATTAGAATTTGACAAGAGCCAGAATAGGTGAAggtcgacgccacacgggcgtACGGTCGCCCATGTGGTGAGCCGTGTGACTGAACACAGGCATGTGATCAATGAGGCTGGCCATGTGTAATTCATGGGCCAAGCTGAATTGGgatgtgtgggccacacgggcgtgtgggccttACGCGGGTGAATCACAAGGACGTGTGGGCCTTACACGGGTGAATCACATGGGCGTGTTGGAATATTGGGTCAAGCTATGTGATCCATACAGCCAAGGCCGTTTTGagctgtgtgggccacacgagcttGTGGACCCACATTGGCATGCAACATGGGcctgtgggcccattttcactatttgactgctaaggttgcacgggttgccTGAGTCGACTGTAGATCTACTGTAGGGttggtaagcttacctagacccctaattgactgaaatgaatGTACGATTGAATGAATAAGCATGATGATGATccactgatttgatactgtatgccttgattacatgcatgatattatgttatagtaTATCATATTTGTATACtacattgcattgggttggggattTATTTTgatcggaggaagtgtactgaaaggccttgAGCCTAATTTTCTtgtagctcagctgcaaactactgtctagtgccgcattcagtactttttggagtgtagggatgggtaggttcattatatccccacatggagtgtagggttggatgaagatggagtgtagaggctggctgggtaggaCATGTATATTGTATAATCTGTTACTGTACTGATTATTATTACTGGAATGAGCCAAGGCCCAAACACACGATTGTTTCTGTGCTGAGATGGGCTAAAGGCCAAACTGATATTGTCACTAATACTGAAAAGGGTTTAGGCTCAGGCTGTGATTGCTTtctggggattacacactgagttttcgtaaactcacccttctgatttgactgtacaggtaatccccagacataGGTGGATTGGTGCGACGGAGGATTCAACGGTGGCTAGACGACCTATTTAATTCGACTTagtacttaattataattttgaatttattttgggggtattttactgtaataatggcttctttggatttatatttttaatttgggatttttattgttttgatttataactGCTAGTAGTACGGATAATTGAGTTTTCAAAAAGAAGAAATcgtttttacaaaattcactcaaatacgcaactgttttaaaaagcttccgcaatagGTGACGTTTtgagaattcataatgttttgaaagagaataactttataaattatattttgaaaatgaacgaAATGTCCTAGAATTAACATAAGATACTGTCAAGAGGTTATATGGGTAGGAGGTTTTTGATGACAACTCACTTTTTCGGAaaacactaccatgtgacatcgccagattcggccataacgtttaggtcgggtttggggtgtttcaTGGATAGTTTGTGGAAGGTTAGTAGGATATTTTTTAGGAGTGAGTTTGGGGAGGTTGGGGATTATCCAAATctgatttaatttctttttgctATTTCGAAAATCCCCAAAGTGTTTCTCTTTATTCTGATGGCTATTCTACTTTCTCCTTGCCGAAATATTGTgactttctttcctttttttttatctgtatttgttttctttcccaCCTTGTTGCCGAATTTTGGTTCTTCTTGTACCACTCTCCCTTTCGTTCTCTCTATTCATATAATTCTTTGGCGCGACATTGAGTCTTGCGCACGAGGTAAGTCCAATTTcgattttggtttttgtttctCTCAACTTTCAGTCGACTATTCTTAGTTCTTTGGTGCCGATTTTTGCTATTCGACTTTCTACTGATTATTTTTCCCTCTCcgtcttttcttcttcttttgtaataataaattatcttCCAAACTACATTTAGTAATacataacattaaattaataatattatccaagtgcataattagtagtacaccacatGATAACTACAATATTGTCCAAGTGCATATTTAGTATTACACCACATAATTAATAGTTCACCACATAATAATATTGTCAAGTGCATATTTAGTACTACACCATATAATTGATAGTTCACCACATAATAATATTGTCCAAGTGAATTACTAGTACTACACCATATTAAAACATCGATATCTTTAACCTTGGGAAAACTTTTGAAGCTAATTTTTTCTATGCTTTGTACTTTTAGCCAAGAAAACTTTGGCCTCAGATTCACGACCCACAAGATAATCAAACATACTACAAAGGAAGTCGTCATCAAATCCTTCCACCTCCATCGACATCACTTCTCCGTAAAGATGTGGTGTCTTATCCTCAATAAATTGTTCCAATGCATGAGCAATCTCACCAAGTTGCTCACCCACAAATTGAATTTGTTCATCAACGACACTTTTTTGAGTATTTTTCCTTTTACGTTTCGATGTGCCAAATGAAGATGTTTTTGTTCTTACCTCCTTATCATATTCATTGTTGCAGTTTACAAGCACTGAATCTTGGTTGCCATATTCCAAGCCTATGTTAGAAAATGTTCTAGCAAAACTCATTGTTTCCATATCTTTTCCAACAACCAAAGTCATTTCATCATAATGGTCAATgcttttgttcaaaatgatttATACTTCTAGTGTGCCTATTGTATACTAAACACAATtacaataaaaagtaaaaaacaactaaaatatatttaacttatatattacCATCACTGTTGCATCATATGTCACTTTGTCacttgtaattattttcatgttatcatcccatccaaaaccactttcaGCCCGAATTGTGCATATAACTTGCCATGTGTTTTTTACAGTCCTCAGATGATTTTTCGTATGCTTAGCATCACATTAAACTTGGAATCTTTTAGAAATAGCTGTAACAACTCGATTAATAGAAACTGCTTTGAAAGTCTTATAAGACTTATTTCCTTTCTAGGCCTCCTCTTCAAGAATTTCGAGAAATAAATGTTCCATTGGTTTTGTCCACCTGAATTGCTTTATTGTCTATTCTTTTTTCCGTACCCATTctacattaataatttacattatcaataatttcaatattcaacaagtttaaaacataataatttcaatatcagTATCCAaccaacattaaaaaaaacatacataacatagaaaagttaaccctaaaccttaaacccatAACTGTTTCTAGCCATATAATCATTCCACATAGTTTGTGCAATTTCCTCTCTCTTAGTATACCATTCTCTTGCTTATTCTCTCTCTTCTTGATCCATAAGAGTTGGTATTATCAAATCAAACTCAGGCTCCTAATATAATTCTTGATTGAGTAAATAATTAGGATCAACtcccattatatgattatgaatgatacaaCAAACCAGCACTATATCTATTTTGGTTTGGAAATTCTAAAATGGTTCAGCATCTAACACACAAAATTGTTTCTTCAAAGTCCCAAAACACGCTCAACAGTAATTTGCAATGATGAATGACGAATATTAAAGAGTTTCTTTGTATTTTCGCCCATTGTAATGACCCGAAAATCAATATTGTCAGAAATGGTGGTTTCAAAACCCCGTTCTCTGATGatcgagtctgtaaatattaattaatatttacgaataaattataatattatattgaatttttgtctgatgaatttattaattgGATAGTTAGTTAAGGTACAAGTATTTTGATCCTAAAGTTAGTGTTGTTGGAA of Gossypium raimondii isolate GPD5lz chromosome 3, ASM2569854v1, whole genome shotgun sequence contains these proteins:
- the LOC105795754 gene encoding uncharacterized protein LOC105795754, translating into MEDMLRSCVIDFRGSWEDYLPLAEFAYNNSYQSSIPMGPYKALYGCRLIRDRLKATLDRQKSYVDLKCRETEYSMGDFVFFKVSPWKKVLRFGHNGKFSPRFIRPCRVFKRVGTVVYQLELPPKLDRIDDVFHVSMLRRYHSDLTHIVLVEEIEVRPDLTFVEEPIQILDRDVKVLRRKFIPLVKVLWHNHSTEEATWEPEDARRQQYPHLF